In a single window of the Danio rerio strain Tuebingen ecotype United States chromosome 20, GRCz12tu, whole genome shotgun sequence genome:
- the dnajc5ga gene encoding dnaJ (Hsp40) homolog, subfamily C, member 5 gamma a isoform X1, with translation MADAKPPSDRPQRKMSTTGDSLYKVLGLEKGATAEDIKRAYRKLALKYHPDKNPDNPEAAEKFKEINNANSILTDETKRKIYDEYGSMGLYVSEQFGEESVKYYFLMSKWWFKATVMCCAVFSCCCCCCCCCFCCGKCKPPEEDENYQYVDPEDLEAQIKAEQDGGGADVPILIQPSSTANTSESKHFAASQPVYNTQK, from the exons ATGGCAGACGCCAAGCCGCCCTCTGACAGGCCTCAGAGGAAGATGTCCACTACAGGGGATAGTTTGTATAAGGTGCTGGGACTGGAGAAAGGAGCCACAGCAGAGGATATTAAAAGAGCTTACAG AAAACTAGCTCTGAAATACCATCCAGACAAGAATCCAGACAATCCTGAAGCTGCAGAAAAGTTCAAAGAAATTAATAATGCCAACTCTATCCTCACCGATGAGACTAAGCGCAAGATCTACGATGAGTACGGTTCCATGGGACTCTACGTGTCGGAGCAGTTTGGAGAAGAAAGTGTCAAATACTACTTCCTCATGTCAAAGTGGTGGTTCAAG GCTACAGTCATGTGCTGTGCGGTTTTCtcctgttgctgctgctgttgctgctgctgtttcTGCTGTGGAAAGTGCAAACCACCAGAGGAGGATGAGAACTACCAGTACGTGGACCCAGAAGACCTGGAGGCCCAGATCAAAGCAGAGCAGGATGGAGGAG gCGCAGATGTCCCTATTTTGATCCAGCCCAGTTCCACGGCCAACACCTCAGAGTCTAAGCATTTCGCAGCCAGCCAGCCCGTGTACAACACCCAGAAATGA
- the dnajc5ga gene encoding dnaJ (Hsp40) homolog, subfamily C, member 5 gamma a isoform X3: MADAKPPSDRPQRKMSTTGDSLYKVLGLEKGATAEDIKRAYRKLALKYHPDKNPDNPEAAEKFKEINNANSILTDETKRKIYDEYGSMGLYVSEQFGEESVKYYFLMSKWWFKATVMCCAVFSCCCCCCCCCFCCGKCKPPEEDENYQYVDPEDLEAQIKAEQDGGAGR; this comes from the exons ATGGCAGACGCCAAGCCGCCCTCTGACAGGCCTCAGAGGAAGATGTCCACTACAGGGGATAGTTTGTATAAGGTGCTGGGACTGGAGAAAGGAGCCACAGCAGAGGATATTAAAAGAGCTTACAG AAAACTAGCTCTGAAATACCATCCAGACAAGAATCCAGACAATCCTGAAGCTGCAGAAAAGTTCAAAGAAATTAATAATGCCAACTCTATCCTCACCGATGAGACTAAGCGCAAGATCTACGATGAGTACGGTTCCATGGGACTCTACGTGTCGGAGCAGTTTGGAGAAGAAAGTGTCAAATACTACTTCCTCATGTCAAAGTGGTGGTTCAAG GCTACAGTCATGTGCTGTGCGGTTTTCtcctgttgctgctgctgttgctgctgctgtttcTGCTGTGGAAAGTGCAAACCACCAGAGGAGGATGAGAACTACCAGTACGTGGACCCAGAAGACCTGGAGGCCCAGATCAAAGCAGAGCAGGATGGAGGAG CGGGGCGGTGA
- the dnajc5ga gene encoding dnaJ (Hsp40) homolog, subfamily C, member 5 gamma a isoform X2: MADAKPPSDRPQRKMSTTGDSLYKVLGLEKGATAEDIKRAYRKLALKYHPDKNPDNPEAAEKFKEINNANSILTDETKRKIYDEYGSMGLYVSEQFGEESVKYYFLMSKWWFKATVMCCAVFSCCCCCCCCCFCCGKCKPPEEDENYQYVDPEDLEAQIKAEQDGGGETIIIVQPIPSPGPEICSETLPDSK; the protein is encoded by the exons ATGGCAGACGCCAAGCCGCCCTCTGACAGGCCTCAGAGGAAGATGTCCACTACAGGGGATAGTTTGTATAAGGTGCTGGGACTGGAGAAAGGAGCCACAGCAGAGGATATTAAAAGAGCTTACAG AAAACTAGCTCTGAAATACCATCCAGACAAGAATCCAGACAATCCTGAAGCTGCAGAAAAGTTCAAAGAAATTAATAATGCCAACTCTATCCTCACCGATGAGACTAAGCGCAAGATCTACGATGAGTACGGTTCCATGGGACTCTACGTGTCGGAGCAGTTTGGAGAAGAAAGTGTCAAATACTACTTCCTCATGTCAAAGTGGTGGTTCAAG GCTACAGTCATGTGCTGTGCGGTTTTCtcctgttgctgctgctgttgctgctgctgtttcTGCTGTGGAAAGTGCAAACCACCAGAGGAGGATGAGAACTACCAGTACGTGGACCCAGAAGACCTGGAGGCCCAGATCAAAGCAGAGCAGGATGGAGGAG GTGAAACAATAATTATCGTTCAGCCTATACCTAGTCCCGGTCCAGAAATCTGCAGTGAAACTTTACCGGATTCAAAATGA